A section of the Thauera chlorobenzoica genome encodes:
- the waaF gene encoding lipopolysaccharide heptosyltransferase II, which yields MTSPTTPAHPGQARARRILVVGPSWVGDMVMAQSLFKALKQRGACAIDVLAPGWSLPILERMPEVRRGIVMPLGHGEFGLGTRRALGRSLAGEGYDQAIVLPGSLKSALVPFFARIPQRTGFRGEMRYLLLNDLRRLDKAALPMTVQRFVALAAPAATPLPDPLPLPRLVAQAANQPVLRARFELPAERPAVAFMPGAEYGPAKQWPIPHFATLARALGARGYQVWVLGSNKDRAAGEAIAAGNPAVTNLAGLTALGDAVDLLAMCAAAVSNDSGLMHVAAALELPLVAIYGSSSPEHTPPLSERIAIQTLRLECSPCFQRTCPLGHTRCLTDIAPERILAALGGLGLAGLEHAGGRSGAETVHFTGRA from the coding sequence ATGACCTCGCCCACCACGCCGGCCCACCCCGGCCAGGCCCGCGCCCGCCGCATCCTCGTCGTCGGCCCGTCCTGGGTCGGCGACATGGTGATGGCGCAGAGCCTGTTCAAGGCGCTCAAACAGCGCGGCGCATGCGCCATCGACGTGCTCGCGCCGGGCTGGTCGCTGCCGATCCTCGAACGCATGCCCGAAGTGCGCCGCGGCATCGTGATGCCGCTCGGCCACGGCGAGTTCGGTCTCGGCACGCGCCGTGCGCTGGGCCGCTCGCTCGCCGGCGAAGGCTACGACCAGGCGATCGTGCTCCCCGGCTCGCTGAAGTCCGCGCTGGTGCCCTTTTTCGCCCGCATTCCGCAGCGCACCGGCTTTCGCGGCGAGATGCGCTACCTGCTGCTCAACGACCTGCGCCGCCTCGACAAGGCCGCGCTGCCGATGACGGTGCAGCGCTTCGTCGCGCTGGCCGCACCGGCCGCCACGCCGCTGCCCGACCCCCTGCCGCTGCCGCGTCTGGTGGCCCAGGCCGCCAACCAGCCGGTGCTGCGCGCACGGTTCGAGCTGCCCGCCGAACGGCCTGCGGTGGCCTTCATGCCCGGCGCCGAATACGGCCCCGCCAAGCAGTGGCCGATCCCGCACTTCGCCACGCTCGCGCGTGCGCTGGGCGCGCGCGGCTACCAGGTCTGGGTGCTGGGCTCGAACAAGGACCGCGCCGCCGGCGAAGCAATCGCCGCGGGCAACCCGGCGGTGACCAACCTCGCCGGCCTCACCGCCCTCGGCGACGCCGTCGACCTGCTGGCGATGTGCGCCGCCGCGGTGAGCAACGACTCCGGCCTGATGCACGTCGCCGCCGCGCTCGAACTGCCGCTGGTGGCGATCTACGGCTCGTCCAGCCCGGAGCACACGCCGCCGCTGTCGGAGCGCATCGCCATCCAGACCCTGCGCCTGGAATGTTCGCCCTGCTTCCAGCGCACCTGCCCGCTCGGCCACACCCGCTGCCTCACCGACATCGCCCCCGAGCGCATCCTCGCCGCGCTCGGCGGCCTCGGCCTCGCCGGGCTCGAGCACGCCGGCGGCCGGAGCGGGGCGGAAACCGTCCATTTCACCGGGCGGGCCTGA
- the rfaP gene encoding lipopolysaccharide core heptose(I) kinase RfaP — protein MTPPASATARAATTTLFVDEPFRSLWQGRDPFAAVEALQGEVFRELEGRRTLRTEVGDRAYFVKIHRGVGWGEIFKNLFSLRLPVLGARNEWRAIARLGEVGVATMRAVAFGERGRNPARQHSFIITEALAPTVSLEDYCRDWPAHPPPPALKRALIGRVAEMARRMHEGGMNHRDFYLCHFLLHTAPPPAPDALRLSLIDLHRSQVRRRTPRRWRDKDLAGLYFSALEIGLTRRDLLRFLRAYFPGPLRATLRREAALLRSLARRADKLHARYLRKYAPEARE, from the coding sequence ATGACACCGCCCGCCTCCGCCACGGCCCGCGCCGCGACCACCACCCTCTTCGTCGACGAGCCCTTCCGCAGCCTGTGGCAGGGGCGCGACCCGTTCGCCGCGGTCGAGGCGCTGCAGGGCGAGGTGTTCCGCGAACTCGAAGGCCGGCGCACGCTGCGCACCGAAGTCGGCGACCGCGCCTACTTCGTCAAGATCCACCGCGGCGTGGGCTGGGGCGAGATCTTCAAGAACCTGTTCTCGCTGCGCCTGCCGGTGCTCGGCGCGCGCAACGAATGGCGCGCCATCGCCCGCCTGGGCGAAGTCGGCGTCGCCACGATGCGCGCCGTGGCCTTCGGCGAGCGCGGCCGCAACCCCGCCCGCCAGCACTCGTTCATCATCACCGAGGCGCTCGCACCGACGGTGAGCCTGGAAGACTACTGCCGCGACTGGCCCGCCCACCCACCGCCGCCCGCGCTCAAGCGCGCCCTGATCGGGCGCGTCGCCGAGATGGCCCGGCGCATGCACGAAGGCGGCATGAACCACCGCGACTTCTACCTCTGCCATTTTCTCCTCCACACCGCGCCGCCGCCCGCTCCCGATGCCTTACGCCTGTCGCTGATCGACCTCCACCGCAGCCAGGTCCGCCGCCGCACGCCGCGGCGCTGGCGCGACAAGGATCTGGCCGGGCTGTACTTCTCCGCGCTCGAGATCGGCCTCACCCGGCGCGACCTGCTGCGCTTTCTGCGCGCCTACTTCCCGGGGCCGCTGCGCGCCACCCTGCGCCGCGAGGCGGCGCTGCTGCGCAGCCTGGCACGGCGCGCGGACAAGCTGCACGCACGTTACCTGCGCAAGTACGCGCCGGAGGCACGCGAGTGA
- the waaC gene encoding lipopolysaccharide heptosyltransferase I has protein sequence MHVLIVKTSSLGDVIHTLPALTDAARVLPDIRFDWVVEEGFAEIPRWHPAVDRVIPVALRRWRKHPLRAWRSGEWRAFTAAIGARRYDAVIDAQGLLKSAWLARHAHGPVHGLDRRSAREPLASLFYRHRHAVAWGRHAVLRVRELFAAALGYALPDGPAAAADPYGLDRARVLAGAAQAAGASAPYLLFLHGTTWATKHWPELYWRRLAERACAAGWQVRLPWGNDTERARAERLAEGLAGACVLPRLTLAGVAAELAGARACVAVDTGLGHLAAALAVPTVSVYGPTNPGFTGTWGAGQRHLASDFPCAPCLQKRCRYTPSAVDRARPDFAREQPLCFTRVAPERVWAELAAVLDRSEAP, from the coding sequence ATGCATGTGCTGATCGTCAAGACGTCCTCGCTCGGCGACGTCATCCACACCCTGCCGGCGCTCACCGACGCCGCGCGCGTGCTGCCCGACATCCGCTTCGACTGGGTGGTGGAGGAAGGCTTCGCCGAGATCCCGCGCTGGCACCCGGCGGTCGACCGGGTCATCCCGGTCGCGCTGCGGCGCTGGCGCAAGCATCCGCTGCGGGCCTGGCGCAGCGGCGAGTGGCGCGCGTTCACGGCGGCGATCGGCGCCCGGCGCTACGACGCGGTGATCGACGCCCAGGGCCTGCTCAAGAGCGCCTGGCTCGCCCGCCACGCCCACGGCCCGGTGCACGGCCTCGACCGCCGCTCGGCGCGCGAGCCGCTCGCCAGCCTGTTCTACCGCCATCGCCACGCCGTCGCCTGGGGCCGGCACGCGGTGCTGCGCGTGCGCGAGCTGTTCGCCGCCGCGCTCGGCTACGCCCTGCCCGACGGGCCCGCCGCAGCGGCCGACCCTTACGGCCTCGACCGCGCCCGTGTGCTCGCTGGCGCCGCGCAGGCGGCCGGCGCCAGCGCGCCCTATCTCCTCTTCCTCCACGGCACCACCTGGGCGACCAAGCACTGGCCCGAACTGTACTGGCGCCGCCTCGCCGAGCGCGCCTGCGCCGCAGGCTGGCAGGTGCGCCTGCCCTGGGGCAACGACACCGAGCGCGCCCGCGCCGAGCGCCTGGCCGAAGGGCTTGCTGGCGCCTGCGTGCTGCCGCGGCTGACGCTCGCCGGCGTCGCCGCCGAGCTCGCCGGCGCGCGCGCCTGCGTCGCGGTGGACACCGGGCTGGGCCACCTCGCGGCGGCGCTCGCGGTGCCCACGGTCTCGGTCTACGGCCCGACCAACCCCGGCTTCACCGGCACCTGGGGTGCCGGCCAGCGCCACCTGGCGTCCGACTTCCCCTGCGCGCCCTGCCTGCAGAAACGCTGCCGCTACACGCCGAGCGCGGTCGACCGCGCCCGCCCCGATTTCGCCCGAGAACAGCCGCTGTGCTTCACCCGCGTCGCGCCGGAACGCGTGTGGGCCGAACTCGCCGCCGTACTTGACCGCAGCGAGGCCCCCTGA
- a CDS encoding glycosyltransferase family 4 protein, with amino-acid sequence MQLAFCLYKYFPFGGMQRDFLRIAQACQARGHAIRVYVLEWQGEVPPAFEVVHVPVRALFNHLRYRKYTDWVRADLARRPAGRVIGFNKMPGLDVYYAADPCFEDKAQTLRNPLYRLGGRYRHFAAYERAVFGADSRTEILMISAVQQPLFVHHYGTPERRFHLLPPGIAPDRRAPANAGEIRAAFRQEFGLGTDDLLLVQIGSGFKTKGLDRSLKALAALPEALRRRTRLMVIGQDDPKPFKLQAIALGLAEHVQFLKGRSDVPRFLLGADLLIHPAYNENTGTVLLEAIVAGLPVLTTAVCGYAHYITDADAGRVVPSPFEQGALDIRLAEMLSADDDRRRWQANGLAFAARADLYSLPERAADRILQPAADATAQR; translated from the coding sequence ATGCAGCTCGCCTTCTGCCTGTACAAGTACTTCCCCTTCGGCGGCATGCAGCGCGACTTCCTGCGCATCGCCCAGGCCTGCCAGGCGCGCGGCCACGCGATCCGGGTCTATGTGCTCGAATGGCAGGGCGAAGTGCCGCCCGCCTTCGAGGTCGTGCACGTGCCGGTGCGCGCACTGTTCAATCACCTCCGCTACCGCAAGTACACCGACTGGGTGCGCGCCGACCTCGCCCGCCGCCCCGCCGGGCGCGTGATCGGCTTCAACAAGATGCCGGGGCTGGACGTCTATTACGCCGCCGACCCCTGCTTCGAGGACAAGGCGCAGACCCTGCGCAACCCGCTCTACCGCCTCGGCGGGCGCTACCGCCACTTCGCCGCCTACGAGCGCGCGGTGTTCGGCGCCGACAGCCGAACGGAGATCCTGATGATCTCCGCCGTGCAGCAGCCGCTGTTCGTGCACCACTACGGCACGCCGGAGCGGCGCTTCCATCTGCTGCCGCCCGGCATTGCGCCGGATCGACGCGCGCCGGCGAACGCGGGCGAGATCCGCGCCGCCTTCCGCCAGGAGTTCGGCCTTGGCACCGACGACCTGCTGCTGGTGCAGATCGGCTCCGGGTTCAAGACCAAGGGGCTGGATCGCAGCCTGAAGGCGCTCGCCGCGCTGCCCGAGGCCCTGCGCCGGCGCACCCGGCTGATGGTGATCGGCCAGGACGATCCCAAGCCGTTCAAGCTGCAGGCCATCGCCCTGGGCCTGGCCGAGCATGTGCAGTTCCTGAAGGGCCGCAGCGACGTGCCGCGCTTTTTGCTCGGCGCCGATCTGTTGATCCACCCCGCCTACAACGAGAACACCGGCACCGTGCTGCTCGAAGCCATCGTCGCCGGTCTGCCGGTACTCACCACCGCGGTCTGCGGCTACGCCCACTACATCACCGACGCCGATGCCGGCCGCGTCGTTCCCAGCCCGTTCGAGCAGGGGGCACTCGACATCCGCCTCGCCGAAATGCTCTCTGCCGACGACGACCGCCGCCGCTGGCAGGCCAACGGCCTCGCCTTCGCCGCCCGCGCCGACCTCTACAGCCTGCCCGAGCGCGCCGCCGACCGGATCCTGCAGCCTGCGGCCGACGCCACCGCCCAACGATGA
- a CDS encoding lipopolysaccharide kinase InaA family protein, translated as MSTPAPLQTAAALRAAGRHPALPLRAQLADGRSLTLHRLLRVLPGKRLVGEAEFEGRRVLAKLFIAPASARHWQRERSGIEALAAAAIPTPALLAAAPLQNGGHALLTAFLDGADSLAARWEAEAAEAAGSARALAVLAPAFTLLGRLHACGLVQDDLHLGNFLVHGDRLLVIDGDAVRALRPERPLDAAQAAANFAILAAQLPAGWDARLPLLIEAWRSADDALPALDVPALRARIAATRSARLQAFLGKVLRDCTLFRVEQRLDRFSAVVRDQAEALAPLLADPDRALAAGQLLKDGGTCTVARTEIAGQALVIKRYNIKNAGHALSRAWRASRAAHSWVAGHRLAFLGIATPAPLALVEERFGPLRRRAWLVNAWCPGRNLLEHLAPHVDRGPPAAEAEALRQLFATLHRERISHGDLKATNLLWHEGRIVVIDLDALRQHRSAAAHARAWRRDRARLLRNWPAGSALHRWLDTELPAA; from the coding sequence GTGAGCACGCCGGCCCCGCTGCAGACGGCCGCGGCGCTGCGTGCGGCAGGCCGCCACCCGGCCCTGCCGCTGCGCGCGCAGCTGGCCGACGGCCGCAGCCTCACGCTGCACCGCCTGCTGCGTGTGCTGCCGGGCAAGCGCCTGGTCGGCGAGGCCGAGTTCGAAGGCCGCCGCGTGCTCGCCAAGCTCTTCATCGCCCCCGCCAGCGCCCGCCACTGGCAGCGCGAACGCAGCGGCATCGAGGCCCTCGCCGCCGCCGCCATCCCCACTCCGGCGCTGCTCGCCGCGGCTCCCCTGCAAAACGGCGGCCACGCCCTGCTCACCGCCTTTCTCGACGGCGCCGACAGCCTCGCCGCACGCTGGGAGGCGGAGGCCGCCGAAGCGGCCGGCAGCGCGCGCGCCCTCGCCGTGCTCGCCCCCGCGTTCACCCTGCTCGGCCGGCTCCACGCCTGCGGCCTGGTGCAGGACGACCTTCATCTGGGCAATTTCCTGGTCCACGGCGACCGCTTGCTGGTGATCGACGGCGATGCGGTGCGCGCCCTCCGCCCCGAACGGCCGCTCGATGCCGCCCAGGCCGCGGCCAACTTCGCCATCCTCGCCGCGCAGCTGCCGGCAGGGTGGGATGCCCGGCTCCCGCTCCTGATCGAGGCCTGGCGCAGCGCCGACGATGCCCTGCCCGCACTCGACGTTCCCGCCCTGCGCGCCCGCATCGCTGCCACCCGCAGCGCCCGCCTGCAGGCCTTTCTCGGCAAGGTCCTGCGCGACTGCACCCTGTTCCGGGTGGAACAGCGCCTCGACCGCTTCAGCGCCGTAGTGCGCGACCAGGCCGAAGCGCTCGCCCCCCTGCTCGCCGACCCCGACCGCGCCCTCGCCGCCGGCCAGCTGCTCAAGGACGGCGGCACATGCACGGTGGCGCGCACCGAAATCGCCGGCCAGGCGCTGGTGATCAAGCGCTACAACATCAAGAACGCCGGCCACGCGCTGTCGCGCGCCTGGCGTGCGAGCCGCGCCGCCCATTCCTGGGTCGCCGGCCACCGCCTCGCCTTTCTCGGCATCGCCACGCCGGCACCGCTGGCCCTGGTCGAAGAGCGCTTCGGCCCACTGCGCCGGCGCGCCTGGCTGGTCAATGCCTGGTGTCCGGGGCGGAACCTGCTCGAACATCTCGCCCCGCATGTCGACCGCGGTCCACCCGCGGCCGAAGCCGAGGCCCTGCGCCAGCTGTTCGCCACCCTGCACCGCGAGCGCATCTCCCACGGCGACCTCAAGGCCACCAACCTGCTGTGGCACGAAGGCCGCATCGTCGTCATCGACCTCGACGCCCTGCGCCAGCACCGCAGCGCCGCGGCCCATGCCCGCGCCTGGCGGCGCGACCGCGCCCGTCTGCTGCGCAACTGGCC